Proteins encoded in a region of the Zea mays cultivar B73 chromosome 2, Zm-B73-REFERENCE-NAM-5.0, whole genome shotgun sequence genome:
- the LOC109944141 gene encoding SAC3 family protein A: MWLIGLSKDAKQDAAVKHALAVHASVLSDNYVQFFKLYKKAPNLNSCLMDLYVERMHFEAMKCMSRSYRPTVPVGYVAQILGFLRTDTGCAKSNKKKTESTTSYTCLHSFNLVAFYTFNVQVYFSFLYISAQASSSTLYMPEPENVVAHGDASLAVDDFLARTDGQLKRGSSDGPTVDTP, encoded by the exons atgtggcttatagg CTTGTCAAAAGATGCCAAACAAGATGCAGCTGTTAAGCATGCCCTTGCAGTTCATGCTTCTGTTTTATCTGACAATTACGTTCAATTTTTCAAACTATACAAGAAGGCACCCAATTTGAACTCATGCCTcatgg ATCTATATGTGGAGCGGATGCACTTTGAAGCTATGAAATGCATGTCTAGGTCATATCGCCCAACTGTACCTGTGGGATATGTTGCACAGATTTTGGGGTTCTTGAGAACAGATACAGGctgtgctaagagtaat aagaagaagactgaAAGTACTACTAGCTATACCTGTCTTCATTCGTTCAATCTAGTTGCCTTCTATACATTTAACGTGCAAGTTTATTTTTCTTTCTTGTATATTTCTGCACAGGCCTCTTCTTCTACACTCTATATGCCAGAGCCAGAGAACGTCGTTGCACATGGTGATGCATCACTTGCTGTTGATGACTTTTTGGCACGGACTGACGGACAACTTAAAAGGGGCAGCAGCGATGGACCAACAGTGGATACTCCGTAG